In a genomic window of Epinephelus moara isolate mb unplaced genomic scaffold, YSFRI_EMoa_1.0 scaffold2208, whole genome shotgun sequence:
- the LOC126387116 gene encoding odorant receptor 131-2-like, whose protein sequence is MLYANQSLINVTAGQKFLGLLERVMISTLTTVPCCVFLFINGVMLFTLRSKTVFRETSRYILLFNLLFADTVQMVVGQLLYLLSACRITLTYPVCGFLILLAKFADHVSPLTLVVMSLERYVAVCYPLRHSAIITIRNTAVAIIVVWTFSSLNVLTRVLLLLEFPFEDLESLQMKYFCGTFVMILDPISEHYDKAYTYFLFVSAGTVVTSSYIGVMIAARSAFTDKASAQKARNTLLLHLVQLGLSLVSTMHNSMLITLSRIATRIVFVRTQ, encoded by the coding sequence ATGTTGTATGCAAATCAATCTCTGATCAATGTCACTGCTGGACAGAAGTTTCTGGGCTTATTGGAGAGAGTGATGATTTCCACTCTGACTACAGTGCCatgctgtgtgtttctcttcattAACGGGGTCATGTTATTCACTTTGAGGAGTAAAACAGTATTTCGTGAGACCTCTCGTTACATTCTTCTGTTTAACCTTCTCTTTGCAGACACTGTACAGATGGTAGTGGGTCAGTTACTGTACCTACTGTCTGCTTGTAGAATAACACTAACATATCCTGTGTGTGGTTTTCTCATCCTGCTTGCTAAATTTGCAGATCATGTCTCTCCTCTCACACTGGTGGTGATGTCTCTAGAAAGATATGTAGCTGTGTGCTACCCACTGAGGCACTCtgccatcatcaccatcagaaacacagcagtggcTATCATTGTGGTTTGGACCTTCAGTTCACTAAATGTCCTCACAAGAGTTCTGTTACTGTTAGAATTTCCTTTTGAAGATCTGGAGAGTCTGCAGATGAAATATTTTTGTGGTACTTTTGTAATGATTCTTGACCCAATATCTGAGCATTATGACAAAGCCTAcacttattttctgtttgtatcAGCTGGTACGGTGGTCACTTCTTCTTATATCGGTGTGATGATAGCAGCCAGGTCAGCCTTCACAGACAAAGCTTCAGCCCAAAAGGCTCGTAACACACTGCTGCTTCATCTGGTGCAGCTGGGCCTCAGTCTCGTGTCAACTATGCACAACTCAATGCTCATAACTCTTTCGAGAATTGCAACAAGGATAGTATTTGTGCGCACCCAG